One Calditrichia bacterium DNA window includes the following coding sequences:
- a CDS encoding VCBS repeat-containing protein, with the protein MINSIKIIAYLVLISAIALANPSPQDSLAAREWAQQMFGNAAISAELPEFNDSYGVVFRDLNNDQLADIYAVRFRDLNRLFINNGNGKFSDFTIASGLGGDLMSVGKQNLELGASAVDFDNNGWQDVLIIGWNSTTTLFPQRDQLNFSDHILANQFPPIDGNAGVWADIDRDGDLDLFITDEHHPNHLLINDGYGNFTEKAADFGLDLAAVSQGAAFADVDGDDFPDLYVCNWFAPDALYRNVNGTRFERVSLPILHLLESLNSNGVCFGDIDNDGDADMLVTDRQGSTALYENATVAPGSAFLFKENNTLRNPFPGYGIVIADLNNDGWQDIFLTNIGPNRLFVNDQGKFWLAFEESAPAGQRYYSTGAAVADVDADGDLDLFVANKDTSSMLFVNPVGGKNALRISLEGVRSNRDAIGAKIRLFDAADTTERTLAYREIGGGGGYLSIGESPQHFGVDPQKTYSATIRFPSGQTEKLDNLTAGQSVQLAEQKGIRKQFTRTLNGISRLVRHSFFWVNVLLFLVWLGSIAGILLLFTRRYRWQNTQTALFLVGMMALGYLLFLLLDSTPTHQVLLWQILALLVVGLVLGAFQEKIFRLERRRFGYRKLLESFSQELIFIKHNNELFEKLTAAVQQSMNVQYCALLEFVPEKNTAEIRAAAGDWSSSGFSVALPEHLRKTISEAPVLEAGNLPKVLPEVAAVAAKLVVPITRQEQFFALMLLGARHDGQPLAGEDFGMLQILARQAAIAIENNRYIEESQQLIQKLTESEIREQYISELENKNESLEKLFRELQETQSQLVQSEKMAGLGQLVAGVAHELNNPISFVYANMKSLQGYIDAIRELLTVLKHAPENAEKLRENLLDLDKKHDWQFLREDIDNLISESLEGSRRVKAVVENLRNFSRLDESDWKAVDLHEGLDSTLMLINNELKNRIDVRKNYGKLPPVLCNPGQINQVFMNVLVNAAQAISEKGEIRIATRSVGDGVEIEICDSGSGIPADVLPRIFDPFFTTKPVGSGTGLGLSVSYGIIRKHNGEIKVSSEQGKGTCFTIVLPIAQSVKK; encoded by the coding sequence CAATTGGCAGATATTTACGCCGTCCGGTTTCGCGATCTCAACCGGTTGTTCATCAATAACGGCAACGGAAAATTTAGCGATTTTACGATAGCCTCCGGTTTGGGCGGCGATCTGATGTCCGTTGGCAAACAAAATCTGGAGCTCGGCGCATCTGCAGTCGATTTCGACAACAACGGCTGGCAGGATGTGCTCATCATCGGCTGGAACAGCACCACCACACTTTTCCCGCAACGCGATCAGCTCAATTTCTCGGACCATATTTTGGCGAATCAATTCCCGCCGATTGACGGGAACGCCGGCGTTTGGGCGGATATCGACCGCGATGGCGATCTCGATTTGTTCATCACTGACGAGCACCACCCGAACCACCTGCTGATCAATGATGGCTACGGCAATTTCACGGAAAAAGCCGCTGATTTTGGGCTGGATCTCGCCGCTGTCAGTCAGGGTGCGGCGTTCGCGGATGTGGATGGCGACGATTTTCCCGATCTGTATGTCTGCAACTGGTTTGCGCCGGACGCGCTGTATCGCAACGTGAACGGCACACGATTCGAGCGGGTGTCGCTGCCCATTTTGCACTTGCTGGAATCACTGAACAGCAACGGCGTTTGCTTTGGCGATATCGATAACGATGGCGATGCGGATATGCTGGTGACCGATCGTCAGGGCAGCACCGCGCTGTACGAGAACGCCACAGTCGCGCCGGGAAGCGCTTTTTTGTTCAAAGAAAACAATACGTTACGCAATCCGTTTCCGGGATACGGCATCGTCATTGCGGATTTAAATAACGATGGCTGGCAGGACATTTTTCTCACGAACATCGGTCCGAACCGGCTGTTTGTGAATGATCAAGGCAAATTTTGGCTGGCATTTGAGGAGAGCGCGCCGGCAGGGCAGCGCTATTACAGCACCGGCGCCGCCGTCGCAGATGTCGATGCGGATGGCGATCTCGATTTGTTCGTTGCGAACAAAGATACCAGCAGCATGCTGTTTGTTAACCCGGTTGGCGGGAAAAATGCGCTGCGCATTTCGCTGGAAGGTGTGCGCAGCAACCGCGACGCTATCGGCGCGAAAATCCGGTTGTTTGATGCAGCAGATACGACCGAGCGCACATTGGCGTACCGGGAAATTGGCGGCGGCGGCGGGTATCTGTCGATTGGCGAATCGCCGCAGCATTTCGGCGTCGATCCACAAAAAACGTACAGTGCGACCATCCGTTTTCCATCGGGACAAACCGAAAAACTGGATAATCTCACTGCCGGGCAATCGGTTCAGCTTGCCGAACAAAAAGGCATCCGCAAACAATTTACCCGAACGCTGAATGGCATTTCGCGGCTGGTGCGCCACTCATTTTTTTGGGTGAACGTGCTGCTGTTTTTGGTGTGGCTGGGCAGCATCGCCGGAATTTTGCTGCTGTTCACCCGGCGATATCGCTGGCAAAATACCCAAACCGCGCTATTTTTGGTGGGAATGATGGCCTTGGGTTACCTCCTGTTTTTGCTGTTGGACAGCACGCCGACGCACCAGGTTTTGCTGTGGCAAATTCTGGCGTTGCTGGTTGTCGGTTTGGTGCTCGGTGCATTTCAGGAGAAGATTTTCCGGCTGGAACGGCGGCGTTTTGGCTATCGAAAATTGCTGGAATCTTTTTCGCAAGAGCTTATTTTTATTAAACATAACAACGAGCTTTTTGAGAAATTGACCGCCGCTGTTCAGCAGTCGATGAACGTGCAATATTGCGCATTGCTGGAATTTGTGCCGGAGAAGAATACTGCGGAAATCCGCGCCGCCGCCGGAGATTGGTCGTCATCCGGTTTTTCCGTTGCGCTGCCGGAGCATCTGCGAAAAACGATTTCGGAAGCGCCGGTTCTCGAAGCCGGTAATTTGCCAAAAGTGTTGCCGGAAGTTGCTGCCGTTGCCGCAAAATTGGTCGTGCCGATCACCCGGCAGGAGCAGTTTTTTGCGCTGATGCTGCTCGGCGCCCGTCACGATGGGCAGCCGCTGGCCGGCGAGGATTTCGGGATGTTGCAAATTTTGGCACGTCAGGCGGCCATCGCCATCGAAAACAACCGCTATATTGAGGAAAGTCAGCAGCTTATCCAAAAACTCACCGAATCGGAAATCCGCGAACAATACATCAGCGAGCTGGAAAATAAAAATGAATCGCTGGAAAAGTTGTTCCGGGAATTGCAGGAAACGCAATCGCAACTGGTGCAAAGTGAAAAAATGGCCGGTTTGGGGCAGTTAGTCGCCGGCGTTGCGCACGAATTGAACAACCCGATCAGCTTTGTTTACGCCAATATGAAATCGTTGCAGGGCTATATCGATGCGATTCGCGAATTGCTGACCGTGCTGAAACATGCGCCGGAAAATGCCGAAAAACTGCGGGAAAACCTGCTCGATCTGGATAAAAAGCACGATTGGCAATTTTTGCGGGAAGATATCGACAACCTCATTTCGGAATCGCTGGAAGGCAGCCGCCGGGTGAAAGCGGTGGTAGAAAATTTGCGGAATTTTTCGCGGCTGGATGAATCGGACTGGAAAGCGGTGGATTTGCACGAGGGACTGGATTCTACGCTGATGCTGATCAATAATGAGTTGAAAAACCGCATCGACGTGCGCAAAAATTACGGAAAATTACCGCCGGTGCTCTGCAATCCGGGGCAAATTAATCAGGTTTTTATGAATGTGTTGGTAAACGCGGCGCAGGCAATTTCGGAAAAAGGCGAGATTCGCATCGCGACCCGCTCCGTTGGTGACGGCGTGGAAATCGAGATTTGCGACAGCGGTAGCGGCATTCCGGCGGATGTGCTCCCGCGAATTTTCGACCCGTTTTTTACCACAAAACCGGTGGGATCGGGAACGGGTTTGGGGCTGAGTGTGAGCTACGGAATCATTCGCAAACACAATGGCGAAATTAAAGTAAGCAGCGAGCAGGGCAAAGGCACCTGTTTTACTATTGTTTTGCCGATTGCGCAAAGTGTTAAAAAATAG
- the nadC gene encoding carboxylating nicotinate-nucleotide diphosphorylase gives MRVPWIDWVKVDRIIDTALEEDIGEGDVTTNTLFDESETASAYLMSKATGIVAGLNIAERVFLRLDAGVEWRSTVEEGSRIKPRQVIAEFSGSLRALLTGERLALNIAQRLSGIATQTAKFIEAVDGLPVKILDTRKTLPGLRVLEKYAVAVGGGTNHRFGLFDGIMIKDNHIKIAGGIQKAVAKMRASNPRNLLIEVETSNLDEVKAALAADADIIMLDNMSNATMSEAVKLIGNKAITEASGGVTLNSVRSIAETGVDCISVGALTHSTPALDISMYFR, from the coding sequence ATGCGAGTGCCCTGGATTGATTGGGTAAAAGTGGATCGGATTATCGATACCGCATTGGAGGAAGATATTGGAGAAGGCGACGTAACCACTAATACTTTGTTTGATGAAAGCGAAACAGCTTCGGCGTATTTGATGAGCAAAGCCACCGGGATTGTTGCCGGACTGAATATCGCGGAACGGGTTTTTTTGCGATTGGACGCTGGTGTTGAATGGCGCAGCACCGTCGAGGAAGGTAGTCGGATCAAACCGCGACAGGTGATTGCAGAATTTTCTGGCAGCCTGCGTGCCCTGCTCACCGGCGAACGGCTGGCGCTGAATATTGCTCAACGGCTATCCGGCATCGCTACACAAACTGCCAAATTTATCGAAGCAGTTGATGGCCTGCCGGTAAAAATTTTGGATACCCGTAAAACCTTACCGGGGCTTCGCGTGTTAGAGAAATATGCGGTGGCGGTTGGCGGTGGTACCAATCACCGATTTGGATTGTTCGATGGCATTATGATAAAGGATAATCATATAAAAATTGCCGGCGGAATTCAGAAAGCGGTTGCAAAAATGCGGGCATCAAATCCGCGTAACTTGCTCATCGAAGTCGAAACCAGCAATCTGGATGAAGTGAAAGCAGCGTTGGCTGCCGACGCAGATATTATTATGCTGGATAATATGAGCAATGCCACCATGTCTGAAGCCGTAAAATTGATTGGAAATAAAGCAATCACCGAAGCCTCCGGTGGTGTAACATTGAACAGTGTGCGCAGCATTGCGGAAACCGGTGTGGATTGCATATCTGTTGGTGCGCTAACCCATTCCACTCCAGCATTGGATATTAGTATGTATTTTCGTTAA
- a CDS encoding DUF2911 domain-containing protein, which produces MSLISSQLLLPNKGIKAKSAKNTLQVCAIRERSFPVKHKFLPLICMINLISIGIATSQTTSFEIPTTNTRAKIQQRVAATDIEVVYNRPSVKGRKIFGDLVQYGQIWRTGSDASTKISFSTPVFINGTIIQAGTYELFSIPDKTEWIIIFQENRSQWGSYSYDSQFDIARIKVYPKSIDHLVETFTISLDDITSNSAVLNISWEKTRVPIQITINIENTVVPLIEAELAKDGNKPYFRAAMFYFENNLDINRAAELMKKALEQTPDHIGMLYRLALILERQGDIEGAIDAAQRSLELSSKANRELLEEYTKLNTAILTRLTNRDK; this is translated from the coding sequence GTGAGTTTAATATCAAGCCAATTATTATTGCCTAACAAAGGTATAAAAGCTAAAAGCGCTAAAAATACGCTGCAGGTTTGTGCCATACGTGAAAGGAGTTTTCCGGTGAAACATAAATTTCTACCACTAATATGCATGATAAATCTTATTTCAATTGGGATTGCAACTTCTCAAACAACAAGTTTTGAAATACCCACTACAAATACACGTGCTAAAATACAACAACGGGTTGCAGCTACTGATATAGAAGTTGTTTATAATCGACCATCAGTAAAGGGGCGAAAAATATTCGGTGACTTAGTACAATATGGACAAATATGGCGAACGGGTTCAGATGCATCGACAAAAATATCATTTTCGACACCGGTTTTTATAAATGGGACAATCATTCAAGCTGGTACTTATGAATTATTCTCTATTCCCGACAAAACAGAGTGGATTATCATATTTCAAGAGAACCGATCGCAATGGGGATCATATTCGTATGACTCTCAATTCGATATTGCCAGAATAAAAGTGTATCCAAAGTCTATAGATCATCTCGTTGAAACATTTACAATTAGTTTAGATGATATAACAAGTAATTCTGCAGTTTTAAACATTTCATGGGAAAAAACTCGAGTTCCTATTCAAATTACAATCAATATTGAAAATACAGTTGTCCCTTTGATTGAAGCAGAATTGGCTAAAGATGGCAACAAGCCTTATTTCAGGGCAGCAATGTTTTATTTTGAAAACAATCTTGATATTAACAGAGCAGCAGAATTAATGAAGAAGGCTTTAGAACAAACACCTGACCATATTGGCATGTTATATCGTTTAGCCCTGATTCTGGAACGTCAGGGGGATATAGAAGGTGCCATTGATGCAGCCCAACGCTCACTAGAACTATCATCAAAAGCGAATCGCGAATTACTGGAAGAATACACAAAACTTAACACTGCCATTTTAACGCGGCTAACAAATAGAGATAAATAA